One Verrucomicrobiaceae bacterium genomic window carries:
- a CDS encoding cytochrome c has protein sequence MLTKLQAKVFFLGGTAVFAGIFLVLSFDTHLKVPDQTHAKNITPAVAAGKRIWEENNCMGCHTLFGEGAYYAPELTKTVENRGKDWLKIFLKNPQAMFPGQRKMVQYNFTDEQIENTIAFLEWCGKVDLNGFPADPPLRQALQATGTPVAASSGPAPLKKPVPAIFTTGTCIGCHQIQGQGGAAGALIGAPPLDDVFRRKTRDQIIEWIRDPVKSKPDTKMPKLVGVAITEAQVIEIADWLVSLNPETAAPATPAPAPAAQPK, from the coding sequence GTGCTGACCAAACTCCAAGCCAAAGTCTTCTTCCTCGGAGGAACCGCCGTCTTTGCCGGCATCTTCCTGGTGCTCTCTTTTGATACGCATCTGAAGGTGCCTGACCAGACTCATGCCAAGAACATCACGCCCGCTGTCGCCGCAGGGAAACGCATCTGGGAGGAGAATAACTGCATGGGCTGTCACACGCTTTTCGGCGAGGGTGCTTATTACGCCCCAGAGCTGACCAAGACGGTCGAAAACCGGGGCAAGGACTGGCTGAAGATCTTCCTGAAAAACCCGCAGGCCATGTTCCCCGGCCAGCGCAAGATGGTGCAGTATAACTTCACCGATGAGCAGATCGAAAACACCATCGCCTTCCTCGAATGGTGCGGGAAAGTCGATCTAAATGGCTTCCCCGCTGATCCGCCGCTGCGCCAGGCCCTGCAAGCTACAGGCACGCCCGTCGCGGCCTCCAGCGGCCCTGCACCGTTGAAAAAGCCAGTGCCCGCCATCTTTACCACTGGCACCTGCATCGGTTGCCATCAGATCCAGGGTCAAGGAGGTGCCGCAGGTGCCCTCATCGGTGCTCCGCCACTCGATGACGTTTTCCGCCGCAAGACCCGTGACCAGATCATCGAGTGGATTCGCGATCCGGTAAAGTCCAAGCCTGACACGAAAATGCCGAAGCTCGTGGGCGTCGCCATCACCGAAGCGCAGGTCATCGAAATCGCTGACTGGCTCGTCAGCCTGAATCCAGAGACTGCGGCACCTGCCACTCCGGCCCCCGCGCCTGCCGCCCAGCCTAAATAA
- a CDS encoding Rrf2 family transcriptional regulator, whose product MLKIGKLAQQAIAAATYLAERYNAEGTRVSAAEIADARELPRPVVAKLLASLSLNHLTTGTTGPTGGYRLARPPEKITLHDIVAVFERMDIRPMCPFGPNYCGNGTPCPLHDAISVASDQVDDFLKSQHLGPFHRQGGKTAASRVMKKPAAKKKHASKKR is encoded by the coding sequence ATGCTAAAGATCGGAAAACTCGCCCAACAAGCCATCGCCGCTGCCACATACCTCGCGGAGCGCTATAATGCCGAAGGCACGCGTGTGAGCGCGGCGGAGATCGCCGATGCACGTGAGTTGCCTCGACCCGTAGTGGCAAAGCTACTAGCATCGCTCTCGCTCAATCACCTGACCACCGGCACCACGGGTCCCACTGGCGGCTACCGCCTTGCCCGCCCGCCAGAAAAAATCACACTGCACGACATCGTAGCTGTGTTTGAGCGCATGGACATTCGTCCCATGTGCCCTTTCGGCCCAAATTACTGCGGCAACGGCACCCCCTGCCCTCTCCACGATGCCATCTCCGTCGCCAGTGATCAGGTGGACGACTTCCTCAAAAGCCAACATCTCGGCCCCTTCCACAGGCAAGGTGGCAAAACCGCTGCGAGCCGCGTCATGAAAAAACCAGCAGCGAAAAAGAAGCATGCATCGAAAAAGCGCTAA
- a CDS encoding aldolase catalytic domain-containing protein: protein MANPNCSDWLSHRSEIRVLDCTIRDGGLMNNHQFDDQVVKAVYEACVAGGIDYMEIGYRASQKDIKVGEHGCWKYCREEDIRRIVGDNATPLKLAIMADAGKCDYHEDIPQKKDSVVDLVRVACYVHQVPLALDMLKDAHDKGYETTVNLMAVTTVGDCELEAGLELLAPSEAQAIYVVDSFGALYPTQTRRLMQKYLQYAKAGGKEVGIHAHNNLQLAYANTIEAIALGANYLDATFAGLGRGAGNCPMELLLGLLRSPQYQLRPVLKCVAESIEPLRQDLGWGFDLPYMLTGLHNQHPRAAIAFNAAAEPGDIGTFYDAF from the coding sequence ATGGCCAACCCAAACTGCTCCGACTGGCTCTCCCATCGCTCTGAAATCCGTGTGCTCGACTGCACGATCCGAGACGGTGGACTCATGAACAATCACCAGTTTGATGATCAAGTCGTGAAGGCCGTGTATGAGGCCTGTGTCGCGGGTGGCATCGACTACATGGAGATCGGCTACCGGGCCTCGCAAAAAGACATCAAAGTCGGTGAGCATGGTTGCTGGAAGTATTGCCGTGAGGAGGACATCCGGCGCATCGTCGGGGACAACGCCACACCACTGAAACTCGCCATCATGGCCGATGCGGGCAAATGCGACTATCACGAGGACATTCCGCAGAAAAAAGACAGCGTCGTCGATCTCGTCCGTGTGGCCTGTTATGTGCATCAGGTGCCACTGGCTCTGGACATGCTCAAAGATGCCCATGACAAAGGCTACGAGACCACGGTGAACCTCATGGCCGTCACCACGGTGGGAGATTGCGAGCTGGAGGCCGGTTTGGAGCTGCTCGCTCCCTCCGAGGCGCAGGCGATCTACGTGGTGGACAGTTTTGGAGCTCTATACCCCACGCAGACACGCCGCCTCATGCAGAAATACCTCCAATACGCCAAAGCGGGCGGTAAAGAGGTCGGCATCCACGCCCACAACAACCTCCAGCTCGCCTACGCGAATACCATCGAAGCCATCGCCCTCGGTGCGAACTACCTCGATGCCACCTTTGCCGGGCTCGGCCGTGGTGCGGGCAATTGCCCGATGGAGCTACTCTTGGGGCTGCTGCGCTCACCGCAGTATCAATTGCGCCCCGTCTTAAAATGCGTCGCTGAATCCATCGAGCCGCTGCGTCAAGACCTCGGCTGGGGCTTCGACCTGCCCTACATGCTCACCGGTCTGCACAATCAGCATCCCCGTGCCGCCATTGCCTTCAATGCAGCCGCCGAGCCCGGCGACATCGGAACGTTCTACGATGCATTTTGA
- a CDS encoding DUF1501 domain-containing protein, whose amino-acid sequence MGGAPFSRREAMRRSIYGSAGLLLMEPIGIQAAPRATTIAKDGKAKSVIQIWLWGGPCHIDTFDPKPEAGREFTGALDQTLETNVSGIRIGQLMPQLAKCADKYSLIRSMTHGNNGHETAAYLVQTGRASERDVFPGLGAVVSYFKGYDAGYKGLIPPYVVLTQPQGRFSEAGFLGPRYKPFATGGDPARTPFAVEGIVTPDISEEHQKERRKLMGSLNTLGGALPGNATLKTVVESEQQAYELILGDAGKLFDLSQEKDEMRDRYGRNTFGQSCLMARRLVEKGVPFITINYQGWDTHKQHFQIMNRKLPELDQGLAALLADLSEHGLLESTIVWCTGEFGRTPKVANESPWNGGRHHFGKCFSSLLAGGGFKGGQVLGKSNATGEEVAERPVYPADVIGSIYGQLGIPADAPLPHPLGTPTLVVPGKEEKVPMGGLLKELI is encoded by the coding sequence ATGGGCGGGGCACCTTTTTCACGCCGCGAGGCCATGCGGCGTAGCATCTATGGCTCCGCCGGTCTGCTACTGATGGAGCCCATTGGCATCCAGGCCGCTCCACGTGCCACGACCATCGCCAAAGACGGTAAAGCCAAGTCCGTCATCCAAATCTGGCTGTGGGGTGGGCCTTGCCATATCGACACCTTTGATCCGAAGCCAGAGGCCGGGCGTGAGTTTACGGGTGCACTGGACCAGACGTTGGAGACGAATGTCAGTGGCATTCGCATCGGTCAGCTCATGCCGCAGCTCGCCAAGTGTGCGGATAAATACTCCCTCATTCGAAGCATGACACATGGCAATAACGGCCATGAAACCGCCGCCTACCTCGTGCAGACAGGCCGAGCCTCTGAGCGTGATGTGTTCCCTGGCTTGGGAGCGGTGGTCAGTTATTTCAAAGGATACGACGCAGGTTATAAGGGGCTCATACCGCCCTACGTCGTGCTCACGCAGCCGCAGGGCCGCTTTTCGGAGGCAGGCTTTCTCGGGCCACGCTACAAGCCTTTTGCTACGGGTGGCGATCCAGCTCGGACGCCTTTCGCGGTCGAGGGCATTGTCACGCCAGACATCAGCGAGGAGCATCAAAAGGAGCGTCGTAAACTCATGGGCAGCCTCAATACCCTCGGAGGTGCATTGCCCGGCAATGCGACGCTGAAAACCGTCGTTGAGTCCGAACAGCAGGCCTATGAGCTCATCCTTGGCGATGCCGGGAAGCTCTTCGATCTCAGTCAGGAAAAAGACGAGATGCGAGACCGCTATGGACGCAACACCTTCGGTCAGAGCTGCCTCATGGCACGACGGCTCGTCGAAAAAGGCGTTCCCTTCATCACCATCAACTACCAGGGCTGGGATACGCACAAGCAGCACTTCCAGATCATGAACCGCAAGCTGCCAGAGCTTGATCAGGGGCTCGCCGCGTTGTTGGCAGATCTTTCTGAGCACGGGCTGCTGGAAAGCACCATCGTGTGGTGCACGGGCGAATTCGGTCGCACGCCGAAAGTGGCCAATGAGTCGCCCTGGAATGGTGGCAGGCATCATTTCGGCAAATGCTTCTCCTCCCTGCTCGCGGGTGGTGGATTCAAAGGCGGGCAGGTTCTTGGCAAATCGAACGCCACAGGGGAAGAAGTCGCGGAGCGTCCTGTGTACCCTGCTGACGTGATCGGTAGCATCTACGGCCAGCTAGGCATCCCAGCGGACGCACCGCTACCGCACCCTCTCGGCACACCGACACTCGTTGTGCCAGGCAAAGAAGAAAAAGTGCCCATGGGCGGACTGCTCAAAGAACTCATCTGA
- a CDS encoding DUF1553 domain-containing protein — protein sequence MKKALTFLLLALTPAIAAEAPVYDLGPPVAKIGAELKPHERIDELVLTQLTELGLKPANLSSDAVFVRRAFLTVIGTLPTEQEARGFAAAKQPDKRAQLIEILLQRPEFTDFWAMKFGDILRVKAEFPIKLWPNAVQAYHRFIHTSVRENKPLHLFTRQLLLANGSNFREGEVNFYRAMQDRSPKGIAATVALTFMGERADKWPVKKLEAMSGFFAQVAFKSTAEWKEEIVYFDPTADKDGLTKHAMMPDGLAVNIKTGLEDPRAIFSEWLLRPENPWFSKNWANRIWGWLMGRGIVHEPDDFRADNLPSNPALLAFLEKEFATSKCDLRHLFRIILNSQVFQLSSVPVQDTAAAVAHFAHYPLRRLEAEVLIDALNQITATKETYSSPIPEPFTFIPENVRGIALADGSITSSFLELFGRPPRDTGYDSERNQSTSPPQRLHLLNSSHVLGKIKECPLVTEADGGDHDLNKLADKIYHTLLARAPTTQEIETLKAHMTATYSSGSSLAADIVWALINQPEFYFNH from the coding sequence ATGAAAAAGGCGCTCACCTTTCTTTTGCTCGCACTCACGCCCGCCATAGCAGCAGAGGCTCCAGTGTATGATTTGGGGCCGCCCGTGGCAAAAATCGGCGCAGAGCTGAAGCCGCATGAGCGCATCGACGAGCTTGTTTTGACACAACTGACCGAACTTGGTCTGAAACCGGCCAATTTGAGCTCCGACGCGGTGTTCGTGCGTCGTGCGTTTTTGACCGTGATCGGCACATTGCCGACAGAGCAGGAGGCGCGGGGATTTGCGGCTGCAAAGCAGCCAGACAAGAGGGCGCAGCTCATCGAGATCCTTCTCCAGCGGCCTGAATTCACCGATTTTTGGGCGATGAAGTTCGGCGACATCCTGCGCGTGAAGGCAGAGTTTCCCATCAAACTGTGGCCCAATGCCGTGCAGGCCTATCATCGCTTTATCCATACCAGCGTACGTGAAAATAAGCCGCTGCACCTTTTCACGCGACAACTGCTGCTCGCCAACGGTAGCAACTTCCGCGAAGGCGAAGTGAATTTTTACCGCGCCATGCAGGATCGCAGTCCGAAGGGGATTGCCGCTACGGTGGCGCTCACTTTTATGGGTGAGCGTGCGGATAAGTGGCCTGTGAAGAAGCTGGAGGCTATGTCTGGCTTCTTCGCGCAAGTCGCCTTCAAGTCCACGGCGGAGTGGAAAGAGGAGATCGTGTACTTCGATCCCACGGCGGATAAAGATGGCCTCACCAAGCATGCCATGATGCCGGATGGTCTTGCGGTGAATATCAAAACGGGATTGGAGGACCCACGGGCTATTTTTTCCGAATGGCTGCTGCGACCGGAGAATCCGTGGTTCAGCAAAAACTGGGCGAACCGCATTTGGGGCTGGCTGATGGGACGCGGCATCGTGCATGAGCCGGATGACTTTCGGGCGGATAATCTGCCATCAAATCCCGCGCTGTTGGCTTTTTTGGAAAAGGAGTTTGCCACGTCCAAATGCGATCTGCGGCATCTCTTCCGCATCATTTTGAACTCGCAGGTCTTCCAGCTCTCCTCCGTGCCCGTGCAGGATACAGCAGCCGCAGTAGCGCATTTTGCACACTATCCGCTGCGCCGTTTAGAGGCTGAAGTGCTCATTGATGCGCTCAATCAGATTACGGCGACCAAGGAAACCTATAGCAGCCCCATTCCAGAGCCCTTCACCTTTATCCCAGAAAATGTGCGCGGCATCGCCCTGGCGGATGGCAGCATTACCAGCTCGTTTTTAGAGCTATTTGGTCGGCCACCGCGTGACACAGGCTATGATTCAGAACGCAATCAGAGCACCAGCCCACCACAGCGCCTGCATCTGCTAAACTCCAGCCATGTGCTTGGCAAAATCAAAGAGTGTCCGCTCGTCACAGAGGCGGACGGCGGGGATCATGATCTGAACAAACTCGCAGATAAAATTTATCACACCCTCCTGGCTCGTGCGCCCACTACCCAGGAGATCGAAACGCTCAAAGCACACATGACTGCCACCTACTCCAGTGGCAGCTCACTGGCGGCAGACATCGTGTGGGCGCTCATCAATCAACCGGAGTTTTACTTCAATCATTGA
- a CDS encoding RidA family protein gives MSHVHVDGLISHSLAPDRRLLGENAEKGAPLGVANVGRVFPSHLIGQQHHTVVDLGNVKRVAMMVTPEGGGDFRDEAWEAVSTIRAILRQQGEPMAVTMQTVFIRDRADVPAAKQIFEAYYGERMPLTLFVVQPPCEGRGLAIEAWAVSASTAKVDYHGEHLVTVSYDGMRWIYASGGSLHREGRTAYEQSLEAFESMRRVLAEAGAAFEDVVRVWLYQGCITEVVDGVERYRELNRARTDFLPISPSITGLYRWCIQATPFIRLVQALARIATV, from the coding sequence ATGTCTCATGTTCACGTTGATGGTCTTATCAGTCACAGCCTCGCGCCAGATAGGAGACTGCTGGGAGAGAATGCAGAGAAGGGGGCTCCACTGGGCGTTGCGAACGTGGGAAGGGTATTTCCGTCGCATCTCATCGGTCAGCAGCATCACACGGTGGTCGATTTGGGCAATGTGAAGCGCGTGGCCATGATGGTGACGCCGGAGGGTGGGGGTGACTTCCGTGATGAGGCCTGGGAGGCTGTTTCTACGATCCGTGCGATATTGCGACAGCAGGGGGAGCCAATGGCGGTGACGATGCAGACTGTTTTCATCCGTGACCGTGCGGATGTGCCTGCGGCGAAGCAGATTTTTGAGGCTTATTATGGGGAACGCATGCCGCTGACGTTGTTTGTGGTGCAGCCACCGTGTGAGGGCAGGGGACTTGCCATCGAAGCCTGGGCGGTGAGTGCTAGCACGGCAAAAGTGGACTACCACGGCGAGCATCTGGTGACGGTGAGCTATGATGGGATGCGCTGGATTTATGCCTCAGGCGGGTCCTTGCACCGTGAGGGACGCACAGCCTATGAGCAGTCGCTGGAGGCCTTTGAGAGCATGCGCCGCGTGCTCGCGGAGGCTGGAGCGGCCTTTGAGGATGTGGTGCGGGTGTGGCTCTACCAGGGATGCATCACCGAGGTGGTGGACGGCGTGGAGCGTTACCGTGAGCTGAATCGGGCCCGCACGGACTTTTTGCCAATATCGCCTTCGATAACCGGCCTGTACCGGTGGTGCATCCAGGCTACGCCGTTTATCCGGCTAGTACAGGCATTGGCACGCATTGCCACGGTCTGA
- a CDS encoding glucuronate isomerase, with product MPTDKPQLHELPRHEYFRRTSATSSATTSKTATSRTTKALVGQMVKNICDANAKAYLGLARS from the coding sequence ATGCCCACCGACAAGCCGCAGCTTCATGAGCTTCCCCGCCACGAATACTTCCGCCGCACCTCTGCAACCTCCTCGGCAACGACATCGAAAACGGCCACGTCCCGAACGACGAAAGCCCTCGTCGGCCAGATGGTCAAAAACATCTGCGACGCGAACGCGAAGGCGTATCTGGGGCTGGCGCGGTCGTGA
- a CDS encoding immunity protein 32 codes for MAKPKYTLSFISDGKGRLAVHADSEGLALLIAQIERLKRKVDGGSCDHDHLHTDAWAGDELSETTGCEKEGDIIHHVKIYGWTEEWAKKHGFRK; via the coding sequence ATGGCCAAACCAAAATACACACTGTCTTTCATCTCCGACGGCAAGGGCCGGCTCGCAGTCCATGCTGACTCGGAGGGACTCGCGCTCTTAATCGCGCAGATCGAGCGTCTGAAGCGGAAGGTTGATGGCGGATCCTGCGACCACGACCATTTGCACACGGATGCGTGGGCAGGAGATGAGTTATCCGAGACTACGGGATGCGAGAAAGAGGGCGATATAATCCACCATGTTAAGATTTATGGATGGACCGAAGAGTGGGCGAAAAAGCACGGATTCAGAAAATGA
- a CDS encoding PIN domain-containing protein — MRLYLDTCSLNRPWDDQSQVRIHLEAEAVIYLLDAARRGAVTLVSSDYLLAEIHDIPDPVRQSDVLSLLKPAALHVPQHASIENRAQPLSAWSIRGYDALHLAAAEASQCDYFLTTDDRLIRRCHRAGSAIRVKVLNPFDFPASSPST, encoded by the coding sequence ATGCGTCTCTACCTTGACACATGTAGCCTGAACCGCCCCTGGGATGACCAGTCTCAGGTGCGCATCCATTTGGAGGCTGAAGCGGTCATTTACCTTCTGGATGCTGCGCGTCGAGGCGCGGTGACCCTCGTGAGTAGCGACTATCTTCTCGCTGAGATTCATGACATTCCCGATCCTGTCCGCCAGTCTGATGTGCTTTCTCTGCTGAAACCCGCTGCACTTCATGTGCCTCAGCATGCCAGTATCGAAAACCGGGCACAGCCTCTCTCTGCATGGAGCATTCGCGGCTATGATGCACTCCATCTTGCCGCTGCCGAGGCATCACAGTGCGACTATTTTCTCACCACCGATGATCGCCTCATCCGTCGTTGCCACCGCGCAGGATCAGCCATTCGAGTGAAAGTCTTGAATCCTTTCGATTTTCCCGCATCTTCTCCATCAACATGA
- a CDS encoding Zn-dependent alcohol dehydrogenase — protein MKKVRIAAKNVPTHMLAPAAVLYASKTPLRIEEVEVLPPQRGEVTVRMKAAGVCHSDLHVMKGDLSMPTPIILGHEGSGVIEAVGEGVTTLQVGDPVILMWRGPRGRCEYCAAGRPALCDMGTAMRFTGLMPDGTTRFRNSAGDSIRHYAGVSAFSSLSTMPEASVVKIPTGFSFEKAALIGCGVITGVGAVINAAQVRPGSSVAIIGVGGIGLNIVQGARLAGARQIIAVDHFPRKEADARLFGATDYIDVSDGKDPVEAIKALTGGKGVDYAFEAFGSGKTTEQAFDATKKGGLCVVVGITSAADRAHININQLLYAEKTLRGSLYGTTRPRTDLLTLIDMHQSGQLMLDELITTRYPLSEINEAYDALQRGEVARSLIVF, from the coding sequence TTGAAGAAAGTCCGCATCGCTGCGAAAAACGTGCCTACGCACATGCTCGCCCCCGCCGCCGTCCTTTACGCATCCAAAACCCCACTCCGTATCGAGGAAGTGGAGGTGCTACCTCCGCAGCGTGGGGAGGTCACCGTCCGCATGAAGGCCGCTGGCGTCTGCCACAGTGATCTCCATGTCATGAAAGGCGACCTCAGCATGCCCACACCCATCATCCTCGGGCATGAGGGCAGCGGCGTCATCGAAGCCGTCGGCGAAGGCGTCACCACGCTACAGGTCGGTGATCCCGTCATCCTCATGTGGCGTGGGCCACGTGGTCGCTGCGAATACTGCGCCGCAGGCCGCCCTGCACTCTGCGATATGGGCACCGCCATGCGCTTCACCGGCCTCATGCCAGATGGCACCACGCGTTTTCGCAACTCCGCAGGCGATAGCATCCGCCACTACGCTGGCGTGTCCGCATTCTCCAGTCTCAGCACCATGCCAGAGGCCAGTGTGGTGAAAATCCCCACTGGATTCAGCTTTGAAAAAGCCGCCCTCATCGGCTGTGGCGTCATCACCGGCGTCGGAGCCGTCATCAATGCCGCACAGGTCCGCCCCGGCTCCAGCGTCGCCATCATCGGCGTCGGCGGTATCGGCTTAAATATCGTCCAGGGAGCTCGACTCGCTGGCGCACGGCAAATCATCGCCGTGGACCATTTTCCGCGCAAAGAGGCCGATGCACGCCTTTTTGGCGCTACCGACTACATCGACGTCAGCGACGGAAAAGACCCCGTGGAGGCCATCAAAGCCCTCACCGGCGGAAAAGGCGTCGATTATGCCTTTGAGGCCTTTGGCAGCGGCAAAACGACCGAACAGGCCTTCGATGCCACCAAGAAAGGCGGCCTCTGTGTGGTCGTCGGCATCACCAGCGCCGCCGACCGCGCTCACATCAACATCAACCAACTCCTCTACGCTGAAAAAACGCTCCGAGGCAGTCTTTACGGCACCACACGGCCACGCACGGATCTACTCACCCTCATCGACATGCATCAGAGCGGCCAGCTCATGCTCGACGAGCTCATCACCACACGCTATCCGCTCTCCGAGATCAACGAAGCCTACGATGCCCTCCAGCGTGGCGAAGTCGCCCGCAGCCTCATTGTTTTTTAA
- a CDS encoding DUF1501 domain-containing protein → MLTISGKTHGKFCDGVSRRDFLRIGGLAMGGLSLPELLKAEAEAKTGRSFKSVIMIYLCGAPPHQDMYDLKMDAPLEIRGPYKPIKTAVPGIHISEHAPRLAKIMDKLVPIRSMYGSPNGAHDSFICYTGRPPPPNGGNAPTGRLSDPPSFGSVISRLQGQADPAVPAFVGLAPKAGHPPYGSPGHPGYTGNTHAAFRPNGAGVEDLQLNGITLDRLEDRRSLLDGFDHFRREMDASGLVSSMDAFNQQALNVLTSSKLLQALDLSKETPQTRERYGKGDAKNYGDGAPLNLEHFLLARRLVEAGARVVTLNFGRWDFHDNNYPQLLRHLPLFDQGMSALVEDLHQRGLDKDVAVVAWGEFGRTPIVNKDGGRDHWPRVGGALLAGGGLKTGQVIGATDRLGGEPTDRPVHFGEVFATLYRHMGIDTVKTTLSDLTGRPQYVVDGWQPMPELI, encoded by the coding sequence ATGCTGACCATCTCTGGCAAAACCCACGGCAAATTCTGCGACGGTGTCTCCCGTCGTGATTTCTTGCGCATCGGCGGTCTCGCTATGGGTGGGTTATCGCTGCCGGAGCTGCTCAAGGCGGAGGCCGAGGCCAAAACCGGTCGCAGTTTCAAATCCGTCATCATGATCTACCTCTGTGGGGCACCCCCGCATCAGGACATGTATGACCTGAAGATGGATGCCCCACTGGAAATCCGTGGGCCGTATAAGCCGATCAAGACCGCTGTCCCCGGCATCCACATCTCTGAGCACGCACCGCGCCTGGCCAAGATCATGGACAAGCTGGTGCCCATCCGCAGCATGTATGGCAGTCCGAATGGAGCGCACGACAGCTTCATCTGCTACACTGGGCGTCCACCGCCCCCCAATGGCGGCAATGCACCCACAGGTAGGCTTTCGGATCCACCGTCCTTCGGCTCCGTCATCTCACGCTTGCAGGGGCAGGCTGATCCGGCCGTGCCCGCATTCGTCGGACTCGCTCCGAAGGCGGGGCATCCGCCCTACGGCTCGCCTGGGCACCCTGGATACACTGGGAACACCCATGCGGCCTTCCGTCCGAATGGTGCGGGCGTGGAGGATCTCCAGCTCAATGGCATCACGCTCGATCGCCTCGAAGATCGCCGCTCGCTGCTCGATGGCTTTGATCATTTCCGTCGTGAAATGGATGCCTCTGGCCTCGTCAGCAGCATGGATGCCTTCAATCAGCAGGCGCTCAATGTCCTCACCAGCAGCAAGCTGCTCCAGGCACTCGATTTGAGCAAAGAAACGCCCCAGACCCGCGAGCGCTATGGAAAAGGCGATGCGAAAAACTACGGGGATGGCGCTCCGCTCAATTTGGAGCACTTCCTCCTCGCACGCCGACTCGTGGAGGCCGGTGCCCGCGTCGTCACGCTGAATTTCGGACGCTGGGACTTCCATGATAACAATTACCCACAGCTCCTGCGGCACCTACCGCTCTTTGATCAGGGCATGAGTGCCCTCGTCGAGGATTTGCACCAGCGCGGCCTCGATAAAGACGTCGCCGTCGTCGCTTGGGGTGAGTTTGGCCGCACCCCCATCGTGAACAAAGACGGCGGCCGCGATCATTGGCCACGAGTCGGCGGTGCTTTGCTCGCTGGTGGTGGCTTAAAGACAGGCCAAGTCATCGGTGCGACGGATAGACTCGGCGGTGAGCCCACCGACCGACCGGTGCACTTCGGGGAGGTCTTTGCCACGCTCTATCGCCACATGGGCATCGACACCGTGAAGACCACACTCAGTGACCTCACGGGCCGCCCGCAGTATGTCGTCGATGGCTGGCAGCCCATGCCGGAGCTGATCTGA
- a CDS encoding heavy-metal-associated domain-containing protein, whose translation MNLPQTFPLTGMSCGSCVSKITARLQEHPDIIEANVTLTPPQAQIITRTALRSAELNDWLRPLGKYQVTEETPLSVPSTALPPKSAQTYKPLLILLAYLLLVILAASVASSHFDLTEAMRLFMGGFFIAFSFFKMLDLRGFADAYRSYDIVAKVWPGYGIVYPFIELGLGLAYLADTHPLVVNAITATVMAVSLAGVLRAVFSNRAIRCACLGTVFQLPMSTVTIIEDGLMLLMAVFMLFPDRSLNERASSASQRRRRRNRLRIRCPDAAHRGAGVSGALQTCGKRTPGRDSPPGITSLLRQVTAGVVTSEKGTSPASDQD comes from the coding sequence ATGAACCTACCACAAACCTTCCCTCTCACTGGCATGAGTTGCGGCTCATGCGTGTCAAAAATCACGGCACGGCTCCAGGAGCATCCAGACATCATCGAGGCAAACGTCACCCTCACACCGCCGCAGGCGCAGATCATCACCCGCACGGCATTGCGCTCTGCCGAACTCAATGACTGGCTTCGGCCGCTCGGCAAATACCAAGTGACCGAAGAAACACCACTCTCCGTGCCCAGCACCGCGCTGCCGCCGAAATCCGCGCAAACCTACAAGCCGCTGCTCATCCTGCTTGCCTATCTGTTGCTCGTCATCCTCGCCGCCAGTGTCGCTAGTAGTCATTTTGACCTCACGGAGGCCATGCGCTTGTTCATGGGCGGATTCTTCATCGCCTTCTCCTTCTTCAAAATGCTCGACTTGCGCGGCTTTGCCGATGCCTACCGGAGTTATGATATCGTCGCCAAGGTCTGGCCGGGTTACGGCATCGTCTATCCCTTTATCGAGCTCGGACTGGGCCTAGCCTATCTCGCAGACACCCATCCGCTGGTCGTGAATGCCATCACCGCCACCGTCATGGCTGTGAGTCTCGCCGGAGTGTTGCGTGCCGTGTTTTCCAACCGCGCAATCCGCTGCGCCTGCTTAGGCACCGTGTTTCAACTTCCCATGTCCACCGTCACCATCATTGAGGACGGTCTCATGCTTTTGATGGCCGTGTTCATGTTGTTCCCCGACCGCTCATTGAATGAACGGGCTTCAAGCGCCAGCCAGAGGCGGAGAAGAAGGAATCGACTCAGAATACGGTGCCCGGATGCGGCTCATCGCGGTGCCGGAGTGAGTGGAGCACTCCAGACCTGCGGTAAGCGGACGCCGGGGCGTGATTCGCCGCCGGGAATCACGAGTTTGCTCCGCCAAGTCACCGCTGGCGTGGTGACGAGTGAGAAGGGCACTTCGCCTGCTTCGGACCAAGATTGA